Proteins co-encoded in one Bremerella sp. TYQ1 genomic window:
- a CDS encoding arylsulfatase, translating into MIRLGFVGVVICFGLFNGEIVSAAEKPNIVFVLCDDLGFGDVHCLNPEHGKIPTPHADRLAEEGMTFTDAHSGSSVCTPTRYGLLTGRYSWRTTLQRGVVTGFAPCLIDESRPTVASFLRHQGYETAIIGKWHLNFQYCDPKSGEAYSAKDYKSPPVGTKIPDGPISRGFDYYHGFHHARDMQTVIENDTVIAHDAPINMLPRLTRKSVEYIDQHAESEKPFFLYVPLGSPHTPILPTKAWQGKSGLGDYGDFVMETDHALGEICRALERNNLADNTLVIFSSDNGCSKAAGIGKLAKQGHRVSADLRGSKADIWDGGHRVPFIVRWQGTVEPGSTSDQTICLTDLFATAIELVDAEVPAGSCEDSVSFLPALRGETIQSTRAGIVHHSISGHFGYRQGPWKLALARGSGGWSSPNEKQAGKSAPKAQLYHMIEDIGEQENRYDMDSSIAEKLLQQLRHDVRRGRSTDGPDAENDIRDIDLWKSEKN; encoded by the coding sequence ATGATTCGCCTCGGTTTTGTCGGCGTCGTAATATGCTTCGGTCTTTTCAACGGAGAGATCGTTTCTGCTGCTGAGAAGCCGAATATCGTGTTCGTCCTTTGTGACGATCTTGGGTTTGGCGATGTCCACTGTTTGAACCCCGAGCATGGCAAGATACCGACGCCACATGCCGACCGCTTGGCGGAAGAAGGAATGACGTTCACCGATGCGCATTCTGGTTCGTCGGTTTGCACGCCGACGCGGTACGGTTTGTTGACGGGACGATACAGTTGGAGAACGACACTGCAGCGTGGTGTCGTCACCGGATTCGCACCATGCTTGATTGATGAATCTCGCCCGACGGTTGCCAGCTTTCTTCGGCATCAGGGATACGAGACAGCGATCATCGGGAAATGGCATCTGAACTTTCAGTATTGCGATCCAAAGTCTGGCGAGGCCTATTCGGCGAAAGACTACAAGTCGCCACCGGTCGGGACGAAAATTCCGGATGGGCCGATTTCGCGAGGGTTTGATTACTACCACGGATTCCACCACGCGCGTGACATGCAAACGGTGATCGAAAACGACACGGTTATCGCCCACGATGCCCCTATTAACATGCTGCCACGGCTGACGCGAAAGTCGGTTGAATACATTGATCAGCATGCTGAGAGCGAAAAGCCATTCTTTCTCTATGTGCCGCTGGGATCGCCTCACACGCCGATCTTGCCGACCAAGGCTTGGCAGGGCAAAAGCGGCCTGGGGGATTACGGCGACTTCGTCATGGAGACGGACCATGCGTTGGGCGAGATTTGCCGAGCTCTCGAGCGGAATAATCTGGCGGACAACACGCTTGTGATTTTCTCCAGCGACAACGGCTGCAGCAAAGCGGCAGGAATTGGCAAGCTTGCCAAACAGGGGCATCGCGTCAGCGCCGACTTGCGGGGATCGAAAGCAGACATCTGGGACGGTGGTCATCGTGTCCCGTTTATTGTTCGTTGGCAGGGAACCGTTGAGCCTGGCTCCACCAGCGATCAAACCATCTGTTTGACCGATCTTTTTGCAACCGCTATTGAGTTGGTCGATGCGGAAGTTCCCGCGGGCTCTTGCGAAGACAGCGTTAGCTTTCTGCCGGCGCTGAGGGGTGAAACGATCCAGTCGACACGAGCAGGAATCGTGCATCATTCAATCAGTGGGCACTTTGGATATCGCCAAGGACCGTGGAAATTGGCGCTTGCGCGAGGCTCGGGTGGTTGGAGCTCTCCTAATGAAAAACAGGCCGGCAAAAGTGCTCCGAAAGCTCAGCTGTACCACATGATCGAAGACATCGGCGAACAGGAAAACCGCTACGACATGGATTCGAGCATCGCAGAAAAGTTACTCCAACAGCTTCGCCACGATGTTCGTCGTGGGCGGAGTACCGATGGGCCTGACGCAGAGAACGACATCCGCGATATTGATCTTTGGAAAAGCGAAAAGAACTAA
- a CDS encoding arylsulfatase, protein MSRCLIAIALLFLLGIHASVAVAQETQAPNILILYADDLGYGDLTCYNPNSKIPTPNLDRLAATGTRFTDGHSSSGICTPSRYAMLTGRHHWRDFHGIVNAFGKSVFRPERLTMPEMLKENGYATACIGKWHLGWDWDAIRTKKGVEPDCFDWTKSIPDGPLAHGFDHYFGDTVINFPPYAWIEDDKMAQTPDTMKDESKWKKIKEGNWECRPGPMVTGWDPYAVLPTLTDKGVAYIESRAKETEPFFLYFAFPCPHAPIIPNDAFDGKSGAGPYGDFVVETDAMVGRLLDALEASGQADNTIVVFSADNGPEHYAYARDAKYGHWSPEPFRGLKRDIYEGGHHVPFIIRWPGTTKPGHVSNALVSQIDLMATFASMLEFSLPEDAAEDSHDMLAHLQGETDAVRTAHVHNTFANQFAFREGDWLLIDTATGYRSRGWKAWEERHDYPGDDKQSVELYNLAEDIGQRNNVADAHPEKVKQMQQQLAKIRKQGYSAPRFSQ, encoded by the coding sequence ATGTCGCGTTGCCTGATTGCGATTGCGCTGTTGTTCCTGTTGGGAATTCACGCATCGGTGGCTGTTGCCCAGGAGACTCAAGCACCCAATATCTTGATTCTGTATGCCGACGATCTCGGATACGGCGACCTGACTTGCTACAACCCCAACAGCAAGATACCGACACCCAATCTGGACCGACTTGCAGCCACAGGAACAAGGTTCACCGATGGCCATTCTTCCTCTGGCATTTGCACGCCAAGTCGCTACGCGATGCTGACCGGACGCCATCATTGGCGCGACTTTCATGGCATTGTTAATGCGTTCGGAAAATCAGTGTTTCGGCCAGAGCGTCTTACGATGCCTGAGATGTTGAAGGAAAATGGATACGCAACAGCTTGTATCGGCAAGTGGCACCTCGGCTGGGACTGGGATGCGATACGCACGAAAAAAGGCGTCGAGCCTGACTGCTTTGATTGGACGAAGTCGATTCCGGATGGGCCGCTCGCTCATGGTTTCGATCACTACTTCGGCGACACGGTGATCAACTTTCCACCATATGCGTGGATTGAAGACGACAAGATGGCACAAACGCCAGACACGATGAAAGATGAGTCGAAGTGGAAAAAGATCAAAGAAGGAAACTGGGAATGCCGGCCGGGACCGATGGTCACCGGATGGGATCCCTACGCCGTGTTGCCAACGCTTACCGACAAAGGCGTGGCATACATTGAATCGCGGGCCAAAGAGACCGAGCCGTTCTTTCTTTACTTCGCGTTTCCTTGCCCACATGCTCCTATCATTCCGAACGACGCGTTCGACGGTAAAAGCGGAGCTGGCCCCTATGGGGACTTCGTCGTGGAAACCGATGCCATGGTTGGCCGGCTATTAGATGCGTTGGAAGCCTCCGGGCAAGCCGATAACACAATCGTGGTTTTTAGTGCCGATAACGGACCTGAGCATTACGCGTATGCTCGCGATGCCAAGTATGGGCATTGGTCGCCGGAGCCGTTTCGTGGGCTCAAACGCGATATTTACGAAGGTGGACATCATGTGCCCTTCATCATTCGTTGGCCTGGTACGACCAAGCCGGGGCATGTCAGCAATGCGTTAGTTTCGCAAATCGATTTGATGGCGACGTTTGCTTCGATGCTGGAGTTTTCGTTGCCGGAGGATGCGGCAGAAGATTCGCACGACATGCTCGCTCACTTGCAGGGCGAAACCGATGCAGTTCGCACGGCGCATGTTCACAACACGTTCGCGAATCAGTTCGCGTTTCGAGAAGGAGATTGGCTGTTGATCGATACGGCGACGGGGTACCGATCGCGTGGCTGGAAGGCCTGGGAAGAGCGGCATGATTATCCCGGCGACGACAAGCAATCGGTCGAGCTCTACAACTTGGCGGAAGATATTGGGCAGCGGAACAACGTTGCCGACGCTCATCCTGAAAAGGTGAAGCAAATGCAGCAACAGCTCGCGAAGATTCGCAAGCAAGGATATTCAGCGCCTCGGTTTAGCCAATAA